One region of Streptomyces capillispiralis genomic DNA includes:
- a CDS encoding maleate cis-trans isomerase family protein has translation MTALGFLYPGHSAEDDYPRIEQLLGSDIRVDLVHTDIGEDAHRVDALREMGSPERLAAGLQQLRLSGAEAVVWACTSGSFVHGWDGAHEQVRDLARAAGMPASSTSFAFVHALREIEARRVAVGATYPDDVAALFAGFLRAGGVEVAGVRGSGSVTAAEVGRWREDELFALARAADTPDADALLLPNTALHTVAHIPALEKELGKPVLTANQVTAWECLRLTDRRVNAPELGALFTREPIVQV, from the coding sequence ATGACCGCACTGGGATTCCTCTACCCGGGCCACTCCGCCGAGGACGACTATCCGCGCATCGAGCAGTTGCTGGGCAGCGACATCCGGGTGGACCTGGTGCACACCGACATCGGTGAGGACGCGCACCGGGTGGACGCGCTGCGGGAGATGGGCTCGCCCGAGCGGCTGGCGGCCGGCCTCCAGCAGCTGCGCCTCTCGGGCGCCGAGGCGGTGGTGTGGGCCTGCACCAGCGGCAGCTTCGTGCACGGCTGGGACGGCGCGCACGAGCAGGTGCGCGACCTGGCGCGGGCGGCGGGCATGCCCGCGTCGTCCACCTCCTTCGCCTTCGTGCACGCGCTGCGCGAGATCGAGGCGCGGCGGGTCGCCGTCGGCGCGACCTATCCGGACGACGTGGCCGCGCTCTTCGCCGGGTTCCTGCGGGCCGGCGGGGTGGAGGTGGCCGGGGTGCGCGGCTCCGGGAGCGTCACGGCGGCGGAGGTCGGCCGCTGGCGCGAGGACGAGCTGTTCGCGCTGGCCCGCGCGGCCGACACCCCCGACGCCGACGCCCTGCTGCTGCCGAACACGGCGCTGCACACGGTCGCCCACATCCCCGCCCTGGAGAAGGAGCTGGGCAAGCCGGTGCTCACCGCCAACCAGGTCACGGCCTGGGAGTGCCTGCGCCTGACCGACCGGCGGGTGAACGCCCCGGAGCTGGGCGCCCTGTTCACCCGGGAGCCGATCGTCCAGGTCTGA
- a CDS encoding putative bifunctional diguanylate cyclase/phosphodiesterase — MSGTSEGPAPATELDRSVVTESEIITSPGTEPPPPEPPESAAPPPYRSVFTAAPHAMAVVDREGMVTGANAALATLLGRDPDTLTGAVAADLVDLSSDARTWHAYRELLRGQRARLRCTRRLKHPEGHALWVRVTVTPLPDRDGGVLLSVADIGDHRELQAQLRHLRMHDPVTRLPNRTLFFERLTAALEAESYEESGTGRIGLCYLDLDGFKAVNDTLGHRVGDRLLAAVADRLTRCAQEAGRTRAGTPLVARLGGDEFALLVEDSTGTEQLADLAESLLEAIQAPFDLSGRRLSVSASIGVVERHAAGTTPTALMQAADTTLYWAKADGKARWTLFDPERNAHRVTRQALASTLRPAIDRGEFALEYQPLVGMEDDRVHGVEALIRWHHPKFGTLTPNRFISLAEEDGSIVPLGRWVLRTACRQARDWQTEHPDEPPIFVSVNVAVRQVWDSDLVADVAETLAETGLPPHLLQLELTESAVMGSSGRPIETLKALSDMGVRIAIDDFGTGYSNLAYLSRLPVSVLKLDGSFVRGFQIEDRAARPSPADEVIVEAMVQLAHRLGLTVTAECVETSAQATRLRRIGCDTGQGWLYSRPVSPDRISELLGTPGLQAGVGKP; from the coding sequence GTGAGCGGAACGTCCGAAGGGCCGGCGCCCGCAACGGAACTCGACCGGTCGGTCGTCACAGAGAGTGAGATCATCACGTCTCCCGGTACCGAACCACCGCCCCCCGAGCCCCCCGAGTCCGCCGCGCCCCCGCCGTACCGCTCGGTCTTCACGGCCGCGCCGCACGCCATGGCCGTGGTCGACCGCGAGGGCATGGTGACCGGCGCCAACGCCGCCCTCGCCACCCTGCTGGGCCGCGACCCGGACACCCTCACCGGTGCCGTCGCCGCCGACCTGGTGGACCTCTCCAGCGACGCCCGCACCTGGCACGCCTACCGGGAACTGCTGCGCGGACAGCGGGCCAGACTGCGCTGCACCCGCCGGCTGAAGCACCCCGAGGGACACGCCCTGTGGGTGCGGGTGACCGTCACCCCGCTGCCCGACCGCGACGGGGGCGTGCTGCTGTCGGTCGCCGACATCGGCGACCACCGCGAACTCCAGGCCCAGCTGCGCCACCTGCGGATGCACGACCCGGTCACCCGGCTGCCCAACCGCACCCTGTTCTTCGAACGGCTGACGGCGGCGCTGGAGGCGGAGTCGTACGAGGAGAGCGGCACCGGCCGGATCGGGCTGTGCTACCTCGACCTGGACGGCTTCAAGGCCGTCAACGACACCCTCGGCCACCGCGTCGGCGACCGGCTGCTGGCCGCCGTCGCCGACCGGCTCACCCGCTGCGCCCAGGAGGCGGGCCGGACCAGGGCGGGCACCCCGCTGGTCGCCCGGCTCGGCGGGGACGAGTTCGCGCTGCTGGTCGAGGACTCCACCGGCACCGAACAGCTCGCCGACCTCGCCGAGTCGCTGCTCGAGGCGATCCAGGCCCCCTTCGACCTCTCCGGCCGGCGGCTGTCCGTCTCCGCGTCGATCGGGGTGGTCGAGCGGCACGCCGCCGGGACCACGCCGACCGCGCTGATGCAGGCCGCCGACACCACGCTGTACTGGGCGAAGGCCGACGGCAAGGCCCGCTGGACCCTGTTCGACCCCGAGCGCAACGCCCACCGGGTGACCCGCCAGGCCCTCGCCTCCACGCTCCGCCCCGCCATCGACCGGGGCGAGTTCGCGCTGGAGTACCAGCCGCTGGTGGGCATGGAGGACGACCGGGTGCACGGCGTGGAGGCCCTGATCCGCTGGCACCACCCGAAATTCGGCACGTTGACGCCGAATCGGTTCATCTCACTGGCCGAGGAGGACGGCTCGATCGTGCCGCTCGGCCGCTGGGTGCTGCGCACCGCCTGCCGGCAGGCCCGCGACTGGCAGACGGAGCACCCCGACGAGCCGCCGATCTTCGTCAGCGTCAACGTGGCGGTCCGTCAGGTGTGGGACTCCGACCTGGTGGCGGACGTCGCCGAGACCCTCGCGGAGACCGGCCTGCCGCCCCACCTGCTCCAGCTGGAGCTGACCGAGTCGGCGGTGATGGGCTCCTCCGGGCGGCCGATCGAGACCCTGAAGGCGCTCAGCGACATGGGCGTGCGCATCGCCATCGACGACTTCGGCACCGGCTACTCCAACCTGGCCTACCTCAGCCGGCTGCCCGTGTCGGTGCTGAAGCTCGACGGCTCCTTCGTGCGCGGCTTCCAGATCGAGGACCGCGCCGCCCGGCCGAGCCCGGCCGACGAGGTCATCGTCGAGGCGATGGTGCAGCTCGCCCACCGGCTCGGCCTCACGGTCACCGCGGAGTGCGTGGAGACCTCGGCGCAGGCCACCCGGCTGCGCCGGATCGGGTGCGACACCGGTCAGGGCTGGCTGTACTCCCGCCCGGTGTCGCCGGACCGCATCTCCGAACTGCTGGGCACCCCCGGCCTTCAGGCGGGCGTCGGCAAACCGTAG
- a CDS encoding LLM class flavin-dependent oxidoreductase: protein MAADEIRGTADGTAPVPLSVLDLVTVGAGRTASDALRTSVDIARLAESRGYHRYWVAEHHSMPGVASSSPAVILAYLAAHTERIRLGSGGVMLPNHAPLVIAEQFGTLEAMAPGRVDLGLGRAPGTDGATAAALRRTDRLNEGADDFPQQLAELTRFLDDDFPDGHPYRRIHAVPGPVQATSPGGVQSPHRPPLWLLGSSGFSARLAGMLGLPFAFAHHFSAQNTVPALDLYRETFRPSEVLDAPYALIGVSALAADDEKEARRQVLAAALSMVRLRTGRPGLVPTPEEAEAYDFSPMEREFVDSWNANVIHGTADEVRAGLDDLHKRTGADELMLTANAHGGDVRLRSYELVADAYGLPTPA from the coding sequence GTGGCCGCAGACGAGATCCGGGGCACAGCCGACGGCACCGCCCCCGTGCCCCTCTCCGTCCTGGACCTGGTCACCGTGGGGGCCGGGCGCACCGCCTCCGACGCGCTGCGGACCAGCGTGGACATCGCGCGCCTCGCCGAGTCCCGCGGTTACCACCGCTACTGGGTCGCCGAGCACCACTCCATGCCGGGCGTGGCCTCCTCCTCGCCCGCCGTGATCCTGGCGTACCTCGCCGCCCACACCGAGCGCATCCGCCTGGGCTCCGGCGGTGTGATGCTGCCCAACCACGCGCCGCTGGTCATCGCCGAGCAGTTCGGCACCCTGGAGGCCATGGCCCCGGGCCGGGTCGACCTCGGTCTCGGCCGCGCGCCCGGCACCGACGGGGCCACGGCGGCCGCCCTGCGCCGCACCGACCGGCTGAACGAGGGCGCCGACGACTTCCCCCAGCAGCTCGCCGAGCTGACCCGCTTCCTGGACGACGACTTCCCCGACGGGCACCCCTACCGGCGGATCCACGCCGTGCCGGGCCCGGTGCAGGCGACGTCGCCGGGCGGCGTGCAGTCCCCGCACCGCCCGCCGCTCTGGCTGCTCGGCTCGTCCGGCTTCAGCGCCCGGCTGGCCGGCATGCTCGGGCTGCCCTTCGCCTTCGCCCACCACTTCTCGGCGCAGAACACCGTCCCCGCGCTGGACCTCTACCGCGAGACGTTCCGGCCGAGCGAGGTGCTGGACGCGCCCTACGCCCTGATCGGTGTCTCGGCGCTCGCGGCGGACGACGAGAAGGAGGCCCGCCGCCAGGTGCTCGCCGCGGCGCTGAGCATGGTGCGGCTGCGCACCGGCCGTCCGGGGCTCGTGCCCACGCCCGAGGAGGCGGAGGCGTACGACTTCAGCCCGATGGAGCGGGAGTTCGTCGACTCCTGGAACGCCAACGTCATCCACGGCACCGCGGACGAGGTCCGCGCCGGCCTGGACGATCTGCACAAGCGCACCGGCGCCGACGAGCTGATGCTCACCGCCAACGCGCACGGCGGTGACGTACGCCTGCGCTCCTACGAACTGGTCGCGGACGCCTACGGTTTGCCGACGCCCGCCTGA
- a CDS encoding M6 family metalloprotease domain-containing protein, with product MCTTMSALAATSLVSVPSVAEPFSAAPCALTRTDAHHSEGLDTWNAAYPRPAGRLDAVMVFLSFPDSHPLTTPGELVADHFPATSRFFQRASYGRFTLRPHALRQWIRMPRPSTAYAIQRDWTVAHRAAYLRDALAAADPHVDFSRHDVVYFVADPDAPGVDSDATKVVNLDRPLRADGTDIRRVVTVFENHPPDRLVLAHETGHVFDLPDLYHRPVDGKGDWDTHVGDWDLMGSQFALAPDLFGWHKWKLGWLEPRQVRCVQDAGPARLTLEPLGAGPGTPVTGAAGAPSFGLGRGTKLAVVRTGPDSVLAFEARGQVGVDAAACRQGVLVYRVSSGTRSGRGPVEVVDAHPRSAACWEDSVYPPLADAPVALGESFTVPGESVRVEVEGRTASGAWTVKISTG from the coding sequence ATGTGCACCACCATGTCGGCGCTCGCGGCGACCTCGCTGGTGAGCGTCCCCTCCGTCGCCGAGCCCTTCTCCGCCGCGCCCTGCGCCCTCACCCGCACCGACGCCCACCACTCCGAGGGCCTGGACACCTGGAACGCCGCCTACCCCCGCCCGGCCGGCCGGCTCGACGCGGTGATGGTGTTCCTGTCCTTCCCCGACTCGCACCCCCTGACCACGCCCGGCGAACTCGTCGCCGACCACTTCCCGGCCACCAGCCGCTTCTTCCAGCGGGCCTCCTACGGCCGGTTCACCCTGCGCCCGCACGCCCTGCGGCAGTGGATCCGCATGCCGCGCCCCTCCACCGCGTACGCCATACAGCGCGACTGGACCGTCGCCCACCGCGCGGCCTATCTGCGCGACGCGCTCGCCGCGGCCGACCCGCACGTGGACTTCTCGCGCCACGACGTCGTCTACTTCGTCGCCGACCCGGACGCGCCGGGCGTGGACTCCGACGCCACGAAGGTCGTCAACCTGGACCGTCCGCTGCGCGCCGACGGCACGGACATCCGCCGGGTCGTCACCGTGTTCGAGAACCACCCCCCGGACCGGCTGGTCCTCGCCCACGAGACCGGCCACGTCTTCGACCTGCCCGACCTCTACCACCGGCCCGTGGACGGCAAGGGGGACTGGGACACCCATGTCGGGGACTGGGACCTGATGGGCAGCCAGTTCGCGCTCGCCCCCGACCTGTTCGGCTGGCACAAGTGGAAGCTGGGCTGGCTGGAACCGCGGCAGGTGCGGTGCGTGCAGGACGCGGGGCCGGCGCGGCTGACCCTGGAGCCGCTGGGGGCGGGGCCGGGGACCCCGGTGACGGGTGCGGCCGGGGCGCCGTCCTTCGGGCTGGGGCGCGGAACCAAGCTGGCGGTCGTGCGCACCGGCCCGGACAGCGTGCTCGCCTTCGAGGCGCGCGGCCAGGTCGGCGTCGACGCGGCGGCCTGCCGGCAGGGGGTGCTGGTCTACCGGGTGAGCAGCGGCACCCGGTCCGGGCGCGGCCCCGTCGAGGTCGTCGACGCCCATCCGCGCTCCGCGGCCTGCTGGGAGGACTCGGTCTACCCGCCGCTCGCCGACGCGCCGGTCGCCCTGGGCGAGAGCTTCACCGTGCCGGGGGAGTCCGTACGGGTGGAGGTGGAGGGACGCACGGCGTCGGGGGCCTGGACGGTGAAGATCAGCACGGGGTAG